Proteins co-encoded in one Acidithiobacillus caldus ATCC 51756 genomic window:
- a CDS encoding complex I NDUFA9 subunit family protein — protein MTHRIAILGGSGFVGRHLAEKLCKEGHSVRVLTRRRERHREDLLVLPGLELVEADVFDPMSLEGQLRDRDVVVNLVGILNEDRRGRQDLPPARHGDFERVHIELPRLVANTCGRLGVRRLLHMSALGASPIAPSAYLRSKGLGEEIVRQAGEDSASLGHFTYLNGPKLLWGRGLKVTSFRPSVIFGEGDSFFNRFADLLRQVPLVIPLAKAQARMQPVWVEDVVSAFVRALDDERTYGQAYDLCGPEVFTLMELVRYTQSQIGTHRAIVGLPDFVAEIQASVLERLPGKLLTRDNLRSLSVDNVCRRNDLKEVFGIDATPIASVVPTYLGGRGNRAARLAEIRQRR, from the coding sequence ATGACACACCGTATCGCCATACTGGGTGGCTCCGGCTTTGTCGGACGCCACCTCGCCGAAAAACTCTGCAAGGAAGGACATTCGGTCCGCGTGCTCACCCGTCGCCGTGAGCGCCACCGCGAAGATCTCCTCGTACTTCCCGGCCTCGAGCTCGTGGAGGCGGATGTCTTTGACCCCATGAGCTTGGAGGGTCAGTTACGCGATCGCGACGTGGTCGTCAATCTGGTGGGTATTCTGAACGAGGACCGTCGCGGACGGCAGGATCTTCCGCCGGCCCGCCACGGCGATTTCGAGCGCGTGCACATCGAATTGCCGCGCCTAGTAGCGAACACCTGTGGGCGTCTCGGGGTGAGGCGGCTTTTGCACATGAGCGCCCTGGGAGCCAGCCCCATCGCTCCCAGCGCCTACCTGCGCTCCAAGGGGCTGGGTGAAGAAATCGTGCGCCAAGCCGGCGAGGACAGCGCCAGCCTCGGGCACTTCACCTATCTCAACGGCCCCAAGCTCCTTTGGGGACGGGGTCTCAAGGTCACGAGCTTCCGCCCCTCGGTCATCTTTGGCGAAGGAGATAGCTTTTTCAACCGTTTCGCCGATCTTTTGCGTCAGGTACCTCTGGTCATCCCCTTGGCCAAGGCCCAGGCCAGAATGCAACCGGTGTGGGTAGAGGACGTGGTCAGCGCCTTCGTGCGGGCCCTGGACGATGAGCGGACCTACGGCCAAGCCTATGACCTCTGCGGCCCCGAGGTCTTCACTCTGATGGAACTGGTACGCTACACCCAAAGCCAGATCGGCACCCATCGCGCCATCGTCGGACTGCCCGACTTCGTCGCCGAGATCCAAGCCAGCGTCCTGGAGCGTTTGCCCGGCAAATTGCTCACCCGCGACAATCTGCGCTCCTTGTCCGTGGACAATGTCTGTCGCCGCAATGACCTGAAGGAGGTTTTCGGTATCGACGCCACCCCCATTGCCAGCGTGGTGCCGACCTACCTGGGTGGGCGCGGCAACCGAGCCGCACGTCTGGCGGAGATCCGGCAGCGTCGCTAG
- a CDS encoding dihydrolipoyl dehydrogenase family protein: MKDFDIGIIGSGPGGYRAAVLAALRGQKVAIIERATWGGTCLNRGCVPKKDWHESAKWIEQSQHFEQRGIVGSPLRGDLGRAWKHQHEVVNTVRQSYLDYLKRLGVRMLEGSAQFIGRHQLQIDSAEGQTQIHCDKIIIATGSRPALPPGIETVAHRILHSDELFDTGVPEGKRVIIVGGGIIGTEFAYIFTMLGKQVTWLVHSEPLSHTRYSEQAKDALRDALAALKIAAQSGFILKKAGIRGDLAWVEGADGQRHEADWVLLATGRHPQTQGLGLERTAVRRDERGFIVTDLGLETDEPGVYAIGDVVGPLMNANQALADATLVVDRILGKSEARREPLWVPELVYSALELARIGMDEQQAEDADLEPAVGFAAFETSPRALGQDDAAGFVRLLADMDSGAFLGGEIVGRDAGELIHLLAQGSDRDTVLRQWISARYNHPARAEEVLNATETLAARWGLGDFLYGES, from the coding sequence ATGAAAGACTTTGACATCGGCATCATCGGCAGCGGACCCGGCGGCTACCGCGCCGCGGTACTGGCGGCCCTGCGTGGCCAGAAAGTAGCCATCATCGAGCGTGCCACATGGGGCGGGACCTGCCTCAATCGCGGCTGCGTGCCCAAAAAAGATTGGCACGAGAGCGCCAAGTGGATCGAGCAGAGCCAGCACTTCGAGCAGCGCGGCATCGTCGGCAGCCCCTTGCGGGGAGATCTCGGGCGCGCCTGGAAACACCAGCACGAAGTGGTCAACACCGTGCGCCAGAGCTACCTGGACTACCTCAAGCGCCTTGGCGTGCGCATGCTGGAAGGAAGCGCTCAATTCATCGGCCGTCACCAGCTGCAGATCGATTCCGCCGAGGGGCAGACCCAGATCCACTGCGACAAGATCATCATCGCCACCGGCTCGCGCCCTGCCCTGCCCCCGGGCATCGAGACCGTAGCGCACCGCATTCTGCACAGCGACGAGCTTTTCGACACGGGCGTGCCCGAGGGCAAGCGCGTCATCATCGTCGGCGGCGGCATCATCGGCACGGAATTCGCGTACATCTTCACCATGCTCGGCAAGCAGGTGACCTGGCTGGTGCATTCCGAGCCTCTAAGCCACACCCGCTACTCCGAACAGGCCAAGGATGCCCTGAGGGATGCCCTCGCTGCCCTGAAAATCGCGGCGCAGAGCGGCTTCATCCTGAAAAAGGCCGGTATCCGCGGCGATCTGGCCTGGGTCGAGGGCGCCGATGGACAGCGGCACGAGGCCGACTGGGTGCTGCTGGCCACGGGCCGCCATCCGCAAACCCAAGGCCTCGGCCTCGAGCGTACGGCCGTGCGGCGGGACGAGCGCGGCTTCATCGTCACCGACCTCGGGCTCGAGACGGATGAACCCGGGGTCTACGCCATCGGTGACGTTGTCGGCCCCCTCATGAATGCCAATCAGGCCCTGGCCGACGCTACCCTGGTGGTCGACCGGATTCTGGGCAAGAGCGAGGCCCGGCGCGAACCCCTCTGGGTTCCGGAACTGGTCTACTCTGCCCTGGAACTGGCCCGCATCGGCATGGATGAGCAGCAGGCCGAGGATGCCGATCTGGAGCCGGCTGTCGGTTTTGCCGCCTTCGAGACCTCGCCTCGCGCCCTGGGTCAGGACGATGCCGCAGGTTTTGTCCGCCTGTTGGCCGACATGGACAGTGGTGCCTTTCTGGGTGGCGAGATCGTCGGTCGCGATGCCGGCGAACTCATCCACCTCCTCGCCCAGGGGAGCGATCGCGACACGGTGCTGCGCCAGTGGATTTCCGCCCGCTACAACCATCCTGCCCGTGCGGAAGAAGTCCTCAATGCCACGGAGACCCTGGCTGCACGCTGGGGCCTGGGCGACTTCCTCTACGGCGAATCCTGA
- a CDS encoding DUF423 domain-containing protein has translation MNEDPIRLADLRRGLQFAALGAFLCALAVILAAAGDHLVASEVSKARLHTYDIANRFQFFQGIGLVLIGFAIAQWGRRRSLCLAAILMFLGVLSFSGALYLLSITGWQDWAIFAPIGGSTLILAWLAFAFGLWRLSRR, from the coding sequence ATGAACGAAGACCCGATCCGGCTTGCCGACCTGCGGCGTGGTTTGCAGTTTGCGGCACTTGGGGCGTTCCTCTGCGCCCTGGCCGTGATACTCGCCGCCGCCGGCGATCATCTGGTGGCGAGCGAGGTTTCCAAAGCACGTCTGCACACCTACGACATCGCCAATCGCTTTCAGTTTTTCCAGGGTATTGGACTGGTCCTGATCGGCTTTGCCATCGCCCAATGGGGTCGGCGCCGCAGCCTGTGCCTTGCGGCCATCCTCATGTTCCTCGGCGTGCTCTCCTTCTCCGGGGCCTTGTATCTTTTGAGCATCACCGGTTGGCAAGATTGGGCCATCTTCGCCCCCATAGGCGGCAGTACCCTCATCCTGGCCTGGCTCGCCTTTGCATTCGGCCTCTGGCGCTTATCGCGCCGCTAG
- a CDS encoding glucan biosynthesis protein, protein MKIHGLSYRPFVRLWLGALLGLGLGLGPGFGTWAGAATAFDFAQVQAQAAALAAAPYHPEPLPTPAFLKDLTPEQYAEIQDIKPLWSNTSLPFQVQFYLPGSYFHRPERISVVDADGQVERVPFRLDDFSFGILRPKDLPADLGYAGFRLLYPLNTPPYHNEFISFLGATYFRAVGKDAVYGTSARGIGIDTAQPSGEIFPYFTHIWLVKPAADAKSMTVYALMDSSVVTGAYRFVITPGDSTTVAVDATIYLRKPVQVLELAPLTSMFWHGHGRGVVAGDWHPAQHDASDLVLANGNGEWITRPLSNPLHIQTTTYSMDNPQGFGLIQEDRHFSAYQGIATQYQKRPSVWVSPEGDWGKGEVRLVEFPTNNSDMDNIDAFWVPAQAPKPGQPYHFAYTLRFFLDNDGLIPLGHPVATYLGYDVKDPSIRDVVIDFSGGALRDLPGDMPIQVHLTADNGAKILAQKLQWDKDGHFWRVKARIQPAAGVPSNVRCFLSLDGQVMSNTWTYLLHRTEVQGGQ, encoded by the coding sequence ATGAAAATCCACGGCCTTTCCTACCGACCCTTTGTCCGACTCTGGCTCGGCGCACTCCTCGGTCTTGGCCTCGGTCTCGGCCCGGGTTTTGGGACCTGGGCGGGGGCCGCCACGGCCTTTGATTTCGCACAGGTGCAGGCGCAGGCCGCGGCTCTGGCCGCCGCCCCCTATCACCCGGAGCCATTGCCGACCCCGGCTTTCCTCAAGGATCTCACCCCCGAACAGTACGCCGAGATCCAGGACATAAAACCGCTCTGGTCCAATACCTCTTTACCATTTCAGGTGCAGTTCTACCTGCCGGGCTCCTATTTCCATCGGCCGGAGAGGATCTCGGTCGTGGATGCCGACGGCCAGGTAGAGCGCGTACCTTTTCGTCTCGACGACTTCAGCTTTGGTATTCTCCGCCCGAAGGATTTGCCCGCGGATCTGGGCTATGCCGGGTTTCGGCTGCTCTACCCTCTGAATACGCCGCCGTACCACAACGAATTCATTTCCTTTCTGGGCGCCACCTATTTTCGGGCAGTGGGTAAGGACGCGGTCTACGGCACCTCGGCCCGCGGGATCGGTATCGACACGGCGCAGCCCTCGGGCGAGATCTTCCCATATTTTACCCACATCTGGCTGGTCAAGCCCGCAGCGGACGCCAAGAGCATGACCGTCTACGCCCTCATGGATAGTTCCGTGGTGACCGGTGCCTACCGCTTCGTCATCACCCCCGGCGACAGCACGACGGTGGCGGTGGATGCCACCATCTACCTCCGTAAGCCCGTGCAAGTACTGGAATTGGCGCCCCTGACCAGCATGTTCTGGCACGGTCACGGTCGTGGCGTGGTGGCGGGTGACTGGCACCCGGCACAGCACGATGCCAGCGACCTGGTTCTGGCCAATGGCAATGGCGAGTGGATCACGCGCCCGCTGTCCAATCCCCTGCACATCCAGACCACCACCTACAGCATGGATAATCCTCAGGGTTTTGGTCTGATCCAGGAGGATCGCCATTTCAGCGCCTACCAGGGCATCGCCACGCAATATCAAAAACGTCCCAGCGTCTGGGTGAGCCCCGAGGGTGACTGGGGTAAGGGTGAGGTGCGTCTCGTGGAATTTCCCACCAACAACTCGGACATGGACAATATCGATGCCTTCTGGGTGCCGGCCCAAGCGCCAAAGCCGGGGCAACCCTACCATTTTGCCTACACGCTGCGTTTTTTCCTGGATAATGACGGCCTCATTCCCTTGGGCCATCCCGTTGCCACCTACCTGGGTTATGACGTCAAGGATCCCAGCATTCGCGATGTCGTGATCGATTTTTCCGGAGGCGCACTGCGGGATCTCCCCGGTGACATGCCCATTCAGGTGCATCTGACGGCGGACAATGGGGCCAAGATCCTCGCGCAGAAATTACAGTGGGACAAGGACGGACATTTTTGGCGGGTCAAGGCCCGGATCCAGCCTGCCGCGGGCGTGCCCAGCAATGTCCGTTGCTTTCTCAGTCTCGATGGCCAGGTCATGAGCAACACCTGGACCTACCTACTACACCGTACCGAGGTACAAGGAGGGCAGTGA
- the htpG gene encoding molecular chaperone HtpG, translating to MTTKETMPFQAEVQQLLQLMIHSLYSNKEVFLRELLSNASDACDKLRFEALSDPALLEDDPELRVDVDWDEQAGTITIRDNGIGMNRDEVINNIGTIARSGTREFFARLSGDQAKDAQLIGQFGVGFYSAFIVADRVTLTTRRAGMGAEHGVRWESDGTGAYTLETVDCPARGTEIVLHLREEERKEFLGSWQLRSVIGKYSDHIPLPIRMRKLGEDGKPGAEWETVNKASALWQRPKSEISDEEYRAFYKHISHDFGEPLAWTHNRVEGRLEYTALLYIPGKAPFDLWDQRQTHGIKLYVKRVFILDDAEQLLPRYLRFVRGILDSADLPLNVSREILQGNRVIDQIRSGITKRVLGLLEHLATEEPDKYQRFWTEFGRVLKEGPGEDFGNREQIARLLRFASTHSDTEVQNVSLMDYIGRMREGQDKIYYITADSFLAAKNSPQLELLRKKGIEVLLLSDRVDEWLTSHLPEFEGKRLVSVAKGDLDLGSLESEDERKAQEATEKAAQGLVERIRTALGDRVETVRVSHRLTSSPACIVLGERDMALYMQQLLKQTGHEMPSSKPILEINPQHPMLAQIEKETDAARFADWSALLLDQAILAEGGQLEDPASFVARLNQLMLALAH from the coding sequence ATGACGACAAAAGAGACGATGCCTTTTCAGGCGGAAGTGCAGCAGCTTTTGCAGCTGATGATCCACTCCCTATATTCCAACAAGGAAGTATTTCTCCGGGAGCTCCTGTCCAATGCCTCCGATGCCTGCGACAAGCTGCGTTTCGAGGCCCTTTCCGACCCGGCACTGCTGGAAGACGACCCGGAGCTGCGGGTCGACGTGGACTGGGATGAACAGGCGGGTACCATCACCATTCGCGACAACGGTATCGGCATGAACCGCGATGAGGTCATTAATAATATCGGTACCATCGCCCGCTCCGGGACGCGCGAGTTCTTTGCCCGATTGAGCGGGGATCAGGCCAAGGATGCCCAGCTCATCGGTCAGTTCGGCGTCGGTTTCTATTCCGCCTTCATCGTTGCCGACCGCGTCACCCTGACCACACGCCGGGCTGGCATGGGGGCCGAACATGGCGTGCGCTGGGAGTCCGACGGCACCGGCGCGTACACCTTGGAGACCGTGGACTGTCCTGCACGCGGCACGGAAATCGTCCTGCATCTGCGCGAGGAGGAGCGCAAGGAGTTCCTCGGTTCGTGGCAACTGCGCTCCGTCATCGGCAAATATTCGGATCATATTCCCTTGCCCATACGCATGCGCAAGCTGGGTGAGGACGGCAAGCCCGGCGCGGAGTGGGAGACCGTCAACAAGGCCTCGGCTTTGTGGCAGCGTCCCAAGTCCGAGATCAGCGATGAGGAATACCGCGCCTTTTACAAGCATATCAGCCACGATTTTGGCGAGCCCCTGGCGTGGACCCACAATCGCGTCGAGGGACGGCTGGAATACACCGCACTTTTGTATATCCCCGGCAAAGCGCCCTTCGACCTCTGGGACCAAAGGCAGACCCACGGTATCAAGCTCTACGTCAAGCGTGTCTTCATTCTGGACGATGCCGAGCAGCTTTTGCCGCGCTATCTGCGTTTCGTACGCGGGATCCTGGATTCCGCCGACCTGCCCCTCAATGTCTCCCGGGAAATACTGCAGGGCAATCGCGTCATCGATCAGATCCGCTCCGGTATCACCAAGCGCGTGCTTGGACTCCTGGAGCACCTGGCCACGGAGGAGCCCGACAAGTACCAACGCTTCTGGACGGAGTTCGGGCGAGTACTCAAGGAGGGGCCGGGCGAGGACTTCGGCAACCGCGAGCAGATTGCCAGGCTCCTGCGTTTTGCCAGCACCCACAGCGACACAGAGGTGCAGAACGTTTCCCTGATGGATTACATCGGCCGGATGCGTGAAGGGCAGGACAAGATCTACTACATCACCGCCGATTCCTTCCTCGCGGCCAAGAACAGCCCGCAATTGGAGCTCTTGCGCAAGAAGGGTATCGAAGTATTGCTCTTGAGCGACCGCGTGGACGAATGGCTCACCAGCCACCTGCCGGAGTTCGAGGGTAAGCGACTGGTATCCGTGGCCAAAGGAGACCTGGATCTTGGGTCGCTGGAGTCGGAGGACGAACGCAAGGCGCAGGAAGCAACGGAAAAGGCTGCCCAGGGGCTCGTGGAACGCATTCGCACTGCCCTGGGAGACCGGGTGGAAACGGTGCGCGTGTCGCATCGTCTGACCAGCTCACCGGCGTGCATCGTCCTTGGCGAGCGGGACATGGCCTTGTACATGCAGCAGCTGCTGAAGCAGACCGGCCACGAAATGCCCAGCAGCAAGCCGATCCTGGAGATCAATCCGCAGCATCCCATGCTCGCGCAGATCGAAAAGGAAACCGACGCGGCCCGATTTGCCGACTGGTCGGCCTTGCTGCTGGATCAGGCCATCCTGGCCGAGGGTGGACAACTGGAGGATCCGGCGAGCTTCGTCGCGCGCCTAAATCAGCTCATGCTGGCCTTGGCACACTGA
- the mdoH gene encoding glucans biosynthesis glucosyltransferase MdoH, which produces MRTAGPLWQRFSQSRRRWLTALIVLPAAILGLVLHHFLVNDLPVSLEVLTLTVFVLLFAWISAGFWTAVVGFLVLLRARGDTVPGAPEARRQAPRAGVRVAVLMPIYNEDVARVAAGLRATYRSLERAGALQHFEFFLLSDTRDPAIWLREELAWSNLCQQLDGFGRIHYRRRPVNNKAKSGNVADFCRRWGKGFEYMVVLDADSIMSGETLYRMLEMMEGNPQVGILQTNPVAVNRETLYARLQQFAQQLYGPLFSAGLRFWQLGDGHYIGHNAMLRTAPFTEFCALPVLPGKAPLGGALLSHDFVEAALMARAGWEVWFVPDLGGSYEEVPPTLLDDLKRDRRWAQGNLQHLRLLAGDGLQSAHRFLFINGAMSFLAAPLWGLFLGLGALASWQMWRQGSLADPLAWAGQGDGDPLPLWLIGITVLFLLGPKLLAVLWIGLRGGARQFGGLPRLFLSTILESVFSILLAPVRMVFHSLFVIQTLRGRSVQWGAQVREDAETTWSVAWQNFGWCSAAGVGSAAVIYPFVGGWHFLWLLPVVGGLALAVPLAALTSRPSWGRWARAHGLFLIPEEVRRPQELLDLDAGVADALPSIRGDAFVEAVVDPSFNALHSALQRDRSGLWGRCAGLVHKALAEGPECLSRRERNLILSDRQSMLTLHRAVWSLEDPRQLAAWGLGRGPADDTWVPSEH; this is translated from the coding sequence TTGAGGACCGCCGGTCCCCTGTGGCAACGCTTCAGCCAGAGTCGACGGCGCTGGTTGACGGCCCTCATCGTGCTGCCCGCCGCCATTCTCGGGCTGGTGCTGCACCACTTTCTGGTCAACGACCTGCCGGTGAGCCTCGAGGTGCTGACGCTGACCGTCTTTGTTCTGCTCTTTGCCTGGATTTCTGCGGGGTTCTGGACTGCAGTCGTGGGCTTCCTGGTGTTATTGCGTGCGCGCGGCGACACCGTCCCCGGAGCACCGGAGGCCCGGCGTCAGGCGCCGCGTGCCGGGGTCCGCGTGGCGGTGCTCATGCCCATCTACAACGAGGATGTAGCGCGGGTGGCCGCGGGTCTGCGGGCGACCTATCGCTCACTGGAACGGGCAGGGGCTCTGCAGCATTTCGAGTTTTTTCTCCTGAGCGACACCCGCGATCCCGCCATCTGGCTGCGGGAAGAGCTGGCATGGTCGAATCTCTGTCAGCAACTGGACGGTTTCGGGCGGATCCACTACCGGCGTCGTCCCGTCAACAATAAGGCCAAGAGCGGCAACGTCGCCGATTTTTGCCGACGCTGGGGCAAGGGTTTCGAGTACATGGTGGTCCTGGACGCCGACAGCATCATGAGTGGCGAGACGCTCTATCGCATGCTGGAGATGATGGAGGGAAACCCGCAGGTAGGTATCCTCCAGACCAATCCCGTGGCGGTGAACCGCGAAACCCTCTACGCCCGCCTCCAGCAGTTTGCCCAGCAACTCTACGGGCCGCTGTTCAGTGCTGGACTGCGTTTCTGGCAATTGGGCGACGGCCACTACATCGGCCACAATGCCATGTTACGCACGGCGCCCTTCACGGAGTTCTGCGCCCTGCCCGTGCTGCCGGGCAAGGCGCCCCTGGGCGGTGCCTTGCTGAGTCACGATTTCGTCGAGGCGGCGCTCATGGCGCGGGCCGGTTGGGAGGTCTGGTTCGTGCCGGATCTGGGTGGCAGTTATGAGGAGGTGCCCCCGACCCTGCTCGACGATCTCAAGCGCGATCGCCGCTGGGCCCAGGGAAATCTGCAACACCTGCGCCTCCTGGCGGGGGATGGTCTGCAATCGGCACACCGTTTTTTGTTCATCAACGGCGCCATGTCCTTCCTCGCGGCACCCTTGTGGGGACTTTTTCTCGGTCTTGGGGCCCTGGCTTCCTGGCAGATGTGGCGGCAGGGTAGCCTGGCGGACCCCCTCGCCTGGGCGGGCCAAGGTGACGGCGACCCTCTGCCCCTATGGTTGATCGGCATAACCGTTCTGTTTCTGCTCGGGCCCAAGCTTTTGGCCGTGCTCTGGATTGGCCTGCGCGGTGGCGCCCGCCAATTCGGCGGTTTGCCGCGCTTGTTTCTCAGTACGATCCTCGAGAGCGTTTTTTCTATCCTGCTGGCGCCGGTGCGCATGGTCTTTCACAGTCTGTTCGTCATCCAGACCCTGCGCGGGCGCAGCGTCCAGTGGGGCGCCCAGGTTCGCGAGGATGCCGAGACCACGTGGTCCGTCGCCTGGCAAAACTTTGGCTGGTGTTCGGCGGCGGGTGTCGGCTCTGCCGCGGTCATCTATCCCTTCGTGGGCGGTTGGCATTTTCTTTGGCTGTTGCCGGTGGTGGGCGGCCTGGCTCTGGCCGTACCCCTGGCGGCTTTGACCAGCCGGCCGTCGTGGGGACGCTGGGCGCGGGCACACGGCCTCTTCCTGATTCCGGAAGAGGTACGGCGACCCCAGGAGCTGCTGGATCTCGATGCCGGGGTTGCCGATGCCCTGCCGTCCATCCGCGGGGATGCCTTTGTCGAGGCCGTCGTCGACCCCAGTTTCAATGCCCTGCACAGCGCCCTGCAGCGCGACCGCAGTGGTCTCTGGGGACGCTGCGCCGGACTGGTCCACAAGGCTCTGGCAGAAGGTCCAGAGTGCTTGAGTCGACGCGAGCGTAACCTTATCCTCAGCGACAGGCAGTCGATGTTGACCTTGCATCGGGCCGTGTGGTCCCTGGAAGACCCCCGGCAACTGGCGGCCTGGGGGCTTGGCCGCGGTCCTGCCGATGACACCTGGGTGCCCAGCGAGCATTGA
- a CDS encoding DUF481 domain-containing protein — protein sequence MAAAAVCSRLVSGILLLVLATASAAYADSRPQGFSGDLGLGASSSTGTSQALNISTQDALYWLRGPWSNDTHLSYNYSRSDGVTSADRLAVANQTKFRFAAEQYAFGNIGYVRNRFDGYYYRLDETAGYGHYLHFGRDMRLALETGIGARESHRIGGIARVAPIARFNAAYRWQFSKAAKLEETLDAVVAAYGGNTYESVLAVDSPLYGALGMRFSFTATYNTQTQPGYRHFNTLTAVNLVYHF from the coding sequence ATGGCGGCTGCGGCTGTGTGTTCCCGACTCGTATCCGGGATCCTCCTTCTGGTTCTGGCCACCGCTTCCGCGGCCTATGCGGATTCTCGCCCCCAGGGTTTCAGCGGTGATCTGGGTCTTGGTGCCAGCAGCAGCACGGGCACCAGCCAGGCCCTGAACATCAGCACGCAGGATGCGCTCTATTGGCTGCGCGGACCGTGGTCCAACGATACCCACCTATCCTATAACTACTCGCGCTCCGACGGCGTGACCAGCGCCGATCGTCTGGCAGTCGCCAATCAAACGAAATTTCGCTTTGCTGCGGAGCAATACGCTTTCGGTAATATCGGTTATGTGCGCAACCGCTTCGATGGCTACTACTATCGCCTCGATGAGACGGCAGGCTATGGGCACTACCTGCATTTTGGTCGCGACATGCGGCTGGCGCTGGAGACGGGTATCGGTGCCCGGGAATCCCATCGCATCGGTGGGATTGCCCGCGTTGCGCCCATCGCGCGATTCAACGCCGCGTATCGCTGGCAGTTCAGCAAGGCTGCCAAGCTGGAGGAGACGCTGGACGCCGTCGTCGCCGCCTACGGTGGCAACACCTACGAGTCGGTTCTGGCAGTGGATAGCCCCCTGTACGGGGCCTTGGGCATGCGCTTCTCCTTCACGGCAACCTACAACACCCAAACGCAGCCGGGTTACCGACACTTCAATACCCTCACGGCAGTGAATCTGGTATATCATTTCTGA
- a CDS encoding tetratricopeptide repeat protein: MDWDGKHLDLLELAGLRDDLEALRRRALAGDPAAQFNMGVRYAEGRGVEPDLLEAAKWYGAAADQGDAMAQFNLGLLFYQGQGLPRNLVYAYELFQAAAAQGDARAAAGLAALTRELSAEDRATLGLAAPEESLTRH, encoded by the coding sequence ATGGATTGGGACGGCAAGCATTTGGATCTGTTGGAGCTGGCGGGTCTGCGCGACGACCTCGAGGCTCTGCGACGGCGGGCTTTGGCGGGCGATCCTGCGGCGCAGTTCAACATGGGTGTGCGCTACGCCGAGGGTCGCGGCGTAGAACCAGATCTGCTGGAGGCGGCCAAGTGGTATGGTGCTGCCGCCGATCAAGGGGATGCCATGGCCCAGTTCAACCTCGGGTTGCTTTTTTACCAGGGGCAGGGCCTTCCCCGCAACCTCGTCTACGCCTACGAGCTCTTTCAGGCCGCCGCCGCCCAGGGGGACGCGCGGGCTGCAGCTGGTCTTGCCGCCCTGACCCGAGAACTCAGCGCCGAGGATCGTGCGACGCTCGGCCTGGCCGCGCCAGAGGAGTCGCTCACGCGTCACTGA
- a CDS encoding alpha/beta hydrolase produces the protein MSPRWPETLWERPGRRAAAPLLVLLHGLGAGPEDMAGLLPVLDPEEDWHVLAPAAPLRRVTIQGGQRMPAWYDILDLAADSPEDAQGIAAMATSLGQWLANWRRSTVILGGFSQGAALSLHAALHARVPATAVLAFSGYLPLRHELPPAAEDSPPIFWGHGTRDPILPLEFARIGATILEQKGYRVEWRDYPMAHQVVATELEDARTFLRQQVMGGSRPEVPSSA, from the coding sequence ATGTCCCCCCGGTGGCCTGAAACCCTCTGGGAGCGGCCCGGTCGCCGTGCTGCGGCGCCGCTTCTGGTTCTCCTGCACGGTTTGGGAGCCGGTCCCGAGGATATGGCGGGGCTCTTACCCGTACTGGATCCCGAGGAGGATTGGCATGTGTTGGCTCCAGCGGCGCCTTTGCGCCGGGTGACCATCCAGGGAGGCCAGCGTATGCCGGCTTGGTACGATATTCTGGATCTCGCGGCCGATTCCCCGGAAGACGCGCAAGGAATCGCTGCCATGGCGACCAGCCTTGGACAGTGGCTGGCCAACTGGCGCCGATCAACGGTGATTCTGGGCGGGTTCTCCCAGGGGGCGGCCTTGTCCCTCCACGCTGCCCTCCACGCCCGGGTTCCCGCGACGGCGGTCCTGGCTTTCAGCGGCTACCTGCCCCTGCGCCACGAACTGCCCCCGGCAGCGGAGGACAGCCCCCCCATCTTCTGGGGTCACGGAACCCGCGATCCGATTCTCCCCCTGGAGTTCGCCCGGATTGGCGCCACCATCCTGGAACAGAAAGGCTATCGCGTGGAGTGGCGCGATTACCCCATGGCGCACCAGGTCGTGGCGACGGAGTTGGAAGATGCCCGTACCTTCCTCAGGCAGCAGGTCATGGGCGGTTCCCGTCCCGAGGTGCCCTCGTCGGCTTAG